From one Chryseobacterium sp. 3008163 genomic stretch:
- a CDS encoding DUF4377 domain-containing protein, producing MKNILKSLSIILPMASMLVMTQCKPMPNSGSSADEKTFIIASQTVDCTGVAPMKCLQVKEKESDSWGNFYSNIEGFTYEPGFEYVLKVKTEKIENPPMDASSIKYTLVKQVSKTKK from the coding sequence ATGAAAAATATTCTAAAATCTCTTTCCATCATTCTTCCAATGGCATCAATGCTCGTAATGACGCAATGCAAACCAATGCCGAATTCAGGATCATCAGCAGATGAAAAAACCTTCATCATTGCTTCTCAAACCGTAGACTGCACCGGAGTTGCTCCAATGAAATGCCTTCAGGTAAAAGAAAAAGAATCTGACAGCTGGGGAAATTTCTACAGCAACATCGAAGGCTTCACCTACGAACCCGGATTTGAATATGTTTTAAAAGTAAAAACAGAGAAAATTGAAAATCCTCCAATGGATGCTTCATCCATAAAATACACTTTGGTAAAGCAGGTTTCTAAAACCAAGAAATAA
- a CDS encoding SDR family NAD(P)-dependent oxidoreductase: protein MKKQTVIVTGASSGIGLEIARYFLDRGDNVVINSQTESKLQQVYNELGAGENLVMVTGSVADKAVGEKLAKTTIERFGSIDVLVNNAGIYENKPFLEVTEEYLDKFLNTNLKGTFFTTQSVIPQMQKQKDGVIINIGTPLVYHAIAQSPSTAPISSKGAIHALTLQLAAEFGKDNIRVNVVAPGLIRTPMHDESIDNNAGIHLINRIGEPEEIAQMVHAIAKNTFISGAIINVDGGMGAGHQL from the coding sequence ATGAAAAAACAAACAGTAATCGTTACAGGTGCATCATCAGGAATCGGTTTGGAAATTGCCCGTTATTTTCTGGACAGAGGTGATAATGTGGTCATAAATTCACAAACAGAATCAAAATTACAACAGGTTTACAACGAATTGGGAGCAGGCGAAAACCTTGTGATGGTCACAGGAAGTGTTGCAGATAAAGCCGTTGGAGAAAAATTAGCAAAGACGACGATTGAAAGATTTGGTTCGATTGATGTATTGGTCAACAATGCAGGAATTTACGAAAACAAACCGTTTTTAGAAGTTACGGAAGAATATTTAGATAAATTTTTAAATACAAATTTAAAAGGAACATTCTTCACAACGCAATCTGTAATTCCTCAAATGCAGAAACAAAAAGACGGAGTTATTATCAATATCGGAACTCCGCTTGTGTATCACGCGATCGCACAATCTCCGTCAACTGCACCGATTTCGAGCAAAGGAGCAATTCATGCTTTGACATTGCAATTGGCAGCAGAATTCGGAAAAGATAATATCAGAGTAAATGTCGTTGCACCGGGACTCATCAGAACGCCGATGCACGATGAAAGTATTGATAACAATGCGGGAATTCATTTGATTAACCGCATCGGAGAACCGGAAGAGATCGCTCAAATGGTTCATGCTATTGCTAAAAATACATTCATCTCAGGCGCCATCATTAATGTAGATGGAGGAATGGGCGCCGGTCATCAATTGTAA
- a CDS encoding deoxyguanosinetriphosphate triphosphohydrolase, whose amino-acid sequence MNLNQIFTNQRTGNNPHTKASRTDFQRDFDRIIFSSAFRRLQNKTQVFPLPGSVFVHNRLTHSLEVSSVGRSLGSVIGEFIHDNYQSDLTEDSKSFYLHNLGNVIAAACLCHDVGNPAFGHSGEDAIASYFDRNENDLKPKFNEKEWADLVNFEGNANAIRVLAQQQQGKDAGGTQLTFATLASIAKYPCEAIARDKKIIHRKKFGFFQNEKDIFLEIAKGTNLISESEEPHIFKRHPFVWLVEAADDICYNIIDMEDAHRLGIVSTADCTNLFFELVKSETDDVDRVKRKLDSIGNDNEKISYLRAKVINALINKSISMYKQNFDKILEGNLDKALLDMYKGENKALQDIASFSVEKIYNHKAVVEIENAGYNVMYELLDHFIPSILKSEEKIKSYDIKALKLIPKQFIYENGTDYQKVLGVIDFVSGMTDNYATDLYRKIKGIDIGMTM is encoded by the coding sequence ATGAATTTGAATCAGATTTTTACGAATCAGCGCACAGGAAATAATCCACATACCAAAGCTTCACGAACAGATTTTCAAAGAGATTTCGACAGAATTATCTTTTCTTCGGCGTTCAGAAGACTGCAGAATAAAACCCAGGTTTTTCCGCTTCCGGGAAGTGTTTTTGTGCACAACCGTCTGACGCATTCTTTAGAAGTTTCCTCTGTGGGAAGAAGTTTGGGAAGTGTTATCGGAGAATTTATTCACGATAATTATCAAAGTGATCTAACGGAAGATTCTAAAAGTTTTTATCTTCATAATTTAGGAAATGTAATCGCGGCAGCCTGTCTTTGTCATGATGTTGGAAATCCTGCGTTCGGGCATTCGGGAGAAGATGCCATTGCTAGTTATTTTGACCGAAATGAAAATGATCTTAAACCTAAATTCAATGAAAAAGAATGGGCTGATCTGGTTAATTTTGAAGGAAATGCCAATGCAATAAGAGTTTTAGCTCAACAACAGCAAGGAAAAGATGCGGGAGGAACACAATTAACGTTTGCCACTTTGGCGAGTATTGCAAAATATCCGTGTGAAGCGATCGCGAGAGATAAGAAAATTATTCACAGAAAGAAATTCGGTTTTTTTCAAAATGAAAAGGATATTTTTCTTGAAATTGCAAAAGGAACAAATCTAATCTCAGAAAGCGAAGAACCTCATATTTTCAAGCGACACCCGTTTGTTTGGCTGGTGGAAGCTGCGGATGATATCTGCTACAATATTATCGATATGGAAGATGCTCACCGATTAGGCATTGTTTCCACAGCAGATTGTACAAACCTGTTTTTTGAGCTGGTAAAATCCGAAACGGATGATGTAGACAGAGTGAAAAGAAAGCTTGATTCTATTGGAAATGACAACGAAAAAATTTCATATTTACGAGCTAAAGTTATTAATGCTTTAATTAATAAATCGATTTCAATGTACAAACAGAACTTTGATAAAATTCTTGAAGGAAATCTTGACAAAGCTCTGCTCGATATGTATAAAGGTGAAAATAAAGCATTACAGGATATTGCAAGCTTTTCTGTTGAGAAAATTTACAACCATAAAGCAGTAGTTGAAATTGAAAATGCCGGCTATAATGTAATGTATGAATTGCTGGATCATTTTATTCCGTCGATTTTAAAATCAGAAGAAAAAATTAAATCTTACGATATAAAAGCGTTAAAATTGATCCCAAAACAATTCATCTACGAAAACGGAACTGATTACCAAAAAGTTCTCGGAGTGATCGATTTTGTTTCGGGAATGACAGACAATTACGCAACCGATCTTTACAGAAAAATCAAAGGAATTGACATTGGAATGACCATGTAA
- a CDS encoding Crp/Fnr family transcriptional regulator has protein sequence MVDAKEILKEHILKYASLTNEQFEYVFTHFNIIKLKKGQSLITEGDFVDHEYFVVDGCLKAFYLNDTMKMFILQFAMPNWWVTDFDALYNKNRATINVDCITNANILSISNEDREKICKEIHEVEHFFRWRTNKGYVAAQKRLLSFMNNDAKFRYEELLALYPQLYNLVPKHLIAAYLGVTRETLSRLHQ, from the coding sequence ATGGTTGATGCTAAAGAAATATTAAAAGAACACATCTTAAAATACGCTTCTCTCACTAACGAGCAGTTCGAATATGTTTTTACACATTTTAATATAATCAAACTAAAGAAGGGACAAAGCCTGATCACGGAAGGAGATTTCGTGGATCACGAGTATTTCGTTGTTGACGGTTGTCTGAAAGCATTTTACCTTAATGACACTATGAAAATGTTTATCCTGCAATTTGCGATGCCGAACTGGTGGGTAACAGATTTTGATGCGCTTTACAACAAAAACAGAGCAACTATAAACGTTGATTGCATCACCAACGCCAATATTTTATCAATTTCTAATGAAGATCGAGAGAAAATTTGCAAAGAAATTCATGAAGTTGAGCATTTTTTCAGATGGCGGACGAATAAAGGCTATGTTGCAGCACAAAAACGTCTTCTTTCTTTTATGAATAACGATGCGAAATTCAGGTATGAAGAGCTTTTAGCTTTGTATCCTCAATTGTACAATTTGGTTCCGAAACATCTGATTGCAGCGTATTTGGGAGTCACGAGAGAGACTTTAAGCAGACTTCATCAGTAG
- a CDS encoding sensor histidine kinase encodes MIDFLVEDRFRFLRHLSFIIFFFILLYFAQFWQFYVDSVHYYILGTVYISLLTMAYINMYVLVPRFFFRTYYILYFVLLILMGVVGLNIISYVMSFFVDFKVDEYDDKRGGLYEGVLMCISIILVTTTVKLLQKWIRDSVRIAELNSLTLNMELNELRNQINPHFLFNMLNNVKALIRTDPEKATTVIMKLSEFLRYQLYENNEEKTMLTSEIDFLSNFLNLEKIRRENFEVTIESPHDKRILNSTFIPPNLFTTFVENAVKHSVDISGKESYVKVSIEIKDKNLHFQCRNSQNSDFPIPESNYSGLGLANIKEDWSCFIKTLLRWKLTPQKMNIL; translated from the coding sequence GTGATTGATTTTTTAGTGGAAGATCGGTTCAGATTTTTGCGGCATCTGTCTTTTATTATTTTCTTTTTTATTTTACTCTACTTTGCTCAGTTTTGGCAGTTTTATGTAGATTCGGTTCATTATTATATATTGGGAACAGTTTACATTTCATTGTTGACGATGGCGTATATTAATATGTATGTGCTGGTTCCAAGGTTTTTCTTCCGTACTTATTACATTCTGTATTTTGTGTTATTAATCTTAATGGGGGTTGTGGGACTGAACATTATTTCATATGTGATGAGTTTTTTTGTTGATTTTAAAGTTGATGAATACGATGATAAGAGAGGTGGTTTGTATGAAGGTGTTTTGATGTGTATTTCCATTATTTTGGTGACCACAACAGTGAAATTGCTCCAAAAATGGATTAGAGATAGTGTAAGAATTGCTGAACTGAACAGCCTCACCTTGAATATGGAGCTCAATGAGCTTCGTAATCAGATTAATCCGCATTTTTTGTTTAATATGCTGAATAATGTGAAGGCTTTGATAAGAACCGACCCGGAAAAAGCAACTACCGTTATTATGAAATTGTCTGAGTTTCTTCGATATCAACTCTATGAAAACAATGAAGAAAAAACAATGCTGACTTCAGAAATCGATTTTTTGTCTAATTTCCTGAATCTTGAAAAAATAAGGCGAGAAAATTTTGAGGTTACTATTGAAAGCCCTCATGATAAAAGAATTTTAAATTCTACATTTATTCCGCCCAACTTGTTTACCACATTTGTAGAAAACGCTGTGAAACACAGTGTTGACATCAGCGGAAAAGAATCGTATGTGAAAGTGAGTATCGAAATTAAAGATAAAAATCTTCATTTTCAATGTCGAAATTCTCAAAATTCAGACTTCCCGATTCCTGAATCCAATTATAGCGGACTAGGATTGGCAAACATCAAAGAAGATTGGAGCTGCTTTATCAAAACACTTTTACGCTGGAAATTAACTCCACAAAAAATGAATATATTGTAA
- a CDS encoding DUF962 domain-containing protein: MSEKIKTYQEFYEFYLDEHKKLGTRIFHFLGILFIFLVIGFVIYTGKERFLWYIPIVGYGFAWLSHAFIERNKPATFKYPLWSLLSDFKLFFELLIGRQKFRTQEKA, translated from the coding sequence ATGTCTGAAAAAATCAAAACATACCAGGAGTTCTATGAGTTTTATCTCGACGAACACAAGAAATTAGGAACAAGAATTTTTCATTTTCTTGGAATTCTATTTATTTTTCTCGTCATCGGTTTTGTAATTTACACCGGAAAAGAAAGATTTCTTTGGTACATTCCGATTGTTGGGTATGGTTTTGCGTGGCTGAGTCATGCATTTATTGAAAGAAATAAACCCGCAACTTTTAAATATCCGCTTTGGTCGTTGCTTTCTGATTTTAAATTATTCTTTGAACTGTTGATTGGCAGGCAGAAATTCAGAACTCAAGAAAAAGCTTAA
- a CDS encoding SPFH domain-containing protein, which translates to MIYLGILVFFGLITLFASFFTVKQESAAVVERLGKFLKVSHAGLHLKIPFLDQISKRLNLRIQQLDVIIDTKTLDNVFIKMKVSVQYQVIRENVKDAYYRLENPENQITSYVFDVVRAEVPKTKLDDVFVRKDDIAVAVKSELQEAMQSYGYDIIKALVTDIDPDEQVKHAMNRINAAEREKTAAEYESEAQRIRIVAVAKAEAESKKLQGQGIADQRREIAKGLEESVKMLNAAGINAQEASALIVVTQHYDTLHSIGANNRSNLVLLPNSPQAASSMLNELVVSMAATQKMDEANKAQLPEPPRNHEH; encoded by the coding sequence ATGATATACTTAGGTATTTTGGTCTTTTTCGGACTGATCACATTATTTGCATCTTTTTTCACGGTCAAGCAGGAATCTGCAGCGGTTGTAGAAAGATTAGGCAAATTCTTAAAAGTAAGCCACGCCGGTTTGCATTTGAAAATTCCTTTTTTGGATCAAATTTCAAAGCGTCTAAATCTTAGAATTCAGCAGTTGGATGTTATCATTGATACGAAAACATTGGATAACGTTTTTATTAAAATGAAAGTTTCTGTTCAGTATCAGGTGATCAGAGAAAACGTAAAAGACGCTTATTATCGTTTAGAAAATCCTGAAAATCAGATTACCTCTTACGTTTTTGATGTTGTGCGTGCAGAAGTTCCAAAAACTAAATTAGATGATGTTTTCGTAAGGAAAGATGACATTGCAGTTGCTGTAAAAAGTGAATTGCAGGAGGCAATGCAAAGTTATGGTTATGATATCATCAAAGCTTTGGTAACTGATATCGATCCGGATGAGCAGGTAAAACATGCCATGAACAGAATTAACGCTGCAGAACGTGAAAAAACTGCCGCAGAATACGAATCTGAAGCTCAGAGAATCAGAATTGTTGCAGTTGCAAAAGCAGAAGCAGAATCTAAAAAACTGCAAGGACAAGGTATTGCAGATCAAAGAAGAGAAATTGCAAAAGGTCTTGAAGAGTCTGTGAAAATGCTGAATGCTGCAGGAATCAATGCACAAGAAGCTTCGGCATTAATTGTAGTGACGCAGCATTATGATACTCTACATTCCATCGGAGCAAATAACAGAAGTAATTTGGTGTTATTGCCCAATTCGCCACAAGCGGCAAGCTCTATGCTGAATGAATTGGTTGTTTCTATGGCTGCAACGCAGAAAATGGATGAAGCCAATAAAGCGCAATTACCCGAACCTCCGAGAAATCATGAGCATTAA
- a CDS encoding class I SAM-dependent methyltransferase produces the protein MTNNKWLDRWDERYSNDEFAYGTQPNNYLKDQLQKLETGSILFPAEGEGRNAVFAAQLGWNVSAFDISTEGKNKALLLAENNNVKIDYQVGELQSLNFKKEQFDVIALIYAHFPADIKSSLHTMLEQYLRKDGFIIFEAFSKKHLEFVLKNEKVGGPKDIESLFSIDEIKSDFPDYDIIELVETEIELSEGVFHNGTASVIRFLGKKK, from the coding sequence ATGACCAATAACAAATGGCTTGACCGATGGGATGAAAGATACAGCAACGATGAATTTGCCTACGGCACACAACCCAACAACTATTTAAAAGATCAACTCCAAAAATTAGAAACAGGTTCTATCCTATTTCCGGCTGAAGGTGAAGGTCGAAATGCCGTTTTTGCAGCACAGCTCGGATGGAATGTTTCTGCATTTGACATTAGTACTGAAGGAAAAAACAAAGCTCTATTGCTTGCCGAAAACAACAATGTAAAAATAGATTATCAGGTTGGTGAATTGCAAAGTTTGAACTTTAAGAAAGAACAGTTTGACGTTATCGCATTGATCTACGCTCATTTTCCTGCTGATATAAAATCTTCTCTTCATACAATGCTTGAACAGTATCTGCGTAAAGATGGCTTTATTATTTTTGAAGCTTTCAGCAAAAAGCATCTTGAATTTGTTTTAAAAAACGAAAAAGTTGGAGGTCCAAAAGATATAGAATCTCTATTCTCAATCGATGAAATAAAATCTGATTTTCCAGATTATGATATTATTGAATTAGTAGAAACAGAAATTGAGCTTAGTGAAGGTGTTTTTCATAATGGTACAGCTTCAGTAATCCGATTTCTGGGAAAGAAAAAGTAA
- a CDS encoding LytR/AlgR family response regulator transcription factor has translation MNCIIVDDEPLARAEMQSLILEVSKINILGSFSNAPAALEFLKTNVVDLIFLDIEMPLVTGLEFAKMLPKDCLIVFTTAYSQYALKSYELDAIDYLLKPIEKPRLEKAIKKAVLYHQLLSQETTKNTVESNTKEFLFIKADRRFYKLNFDEIKFIEGLKDYVVIHTKAQKLITAMNLKTIHQKLPSEIFCRVSKSFVVNLNCIDSFDNHSIYIDESEIPLGEVYRSAFFTAYSGGSLNLDV, from the coding sequence ATGAATTGTATTATTGTAGATGATGAACCTTTGGCAAGAGCAGAAATGCAGTCACTGATTTTAGAAGTTTCAAAAATTAATATTTTGGGATCATTTTCCAATGCCCCTGCAGCTTTAGAATTTTTAAAAACGAATGTTGTTGATCTTATTTTTCTGGACATAGAAATGCCTTTGGTGACCGGTTTAGAATTTGCCAAAATGCTTCCCAAGGATTGCTTGATTGTTTTCACAACCGCTTATTCTCAGTATGCTTTAAAAAGTTATGAGCTTGATGCGATCGATTATTTATTAAAGCCAATTGAAAAGCCCCGTCTCGAAAAAGCAATCAAAAAAGCTGTACTTTATCACCAATTACTTTCACAAGAGACTACAAAAAATACGGTTGAATCGAACACCAAAGAATTTCTGTTCATCAAAGCAGACAGAAGGTTTTATAAATTAAATTTTGATGAGATTAAATTTATTGAAGGTTTAAAAGATTATGTTGTCATTCATACCAAAGCTCAAAAGTTAATTACGGCTATGAATCTTAAAACCATTCATCAGAAACTTCCATCAGAAATTTTTTGCAGAGTGAGCAAATCTTTTGTGGTTAATTTAAATTGTATTGATTCTTTTGATAATCATAGTATTTATATCGATGAATCTGAAATTCCTTTGGGCGAAGTGTACAGATCTGCATTTTTTACTGCATATTCCGGTGGTTCGTTGAATTTAGATGTTTAA
- a CDS encoding DNA-formamidopyrimidine glycosylase family protein: MPEGPTIVLMKEDLQKFVGEKVTEVSGSEVPKTSEIKGEILKEIKTFGKQTFLIFDTIIFKVHLMMFGSYSLYKRKDIDTLRLGLTFKDGGMYFYTCVVKVVDESFLLKIDWEADIMSNKWNPEKTEQTLKAAPKMMICDALMNQDIFSGVGNIIKNEALFRVGIHPESLIGNLPPKKLKEIIAEARNYGFDFKKWKKANVLSKHFQIYHQKNCPICGAEVIKKDTGKSKRTSFFCENDQKLY, from the coding sequence ATGCCTGAAGGCCCAACCATTGTTCTCATGAAAGAAGATCTGCAAAAGTTTGTAGGTGAAAAGGTTACTGAAGTTAGCGGAAGTGAAGTTCCAAAAACATCAGAAATCAAAGGAGAAATTCTAAAAGAAATCAAAACTTTTGGGAAACAAACGTTTCTAATTTTTGATACCATTATTTTTAAAGTTCATCTTATGATGTTCGGTTCATATAGTTTATATAAAAGAAAAGACATTGACACGCTTCGATTAGGATTGACTTTTAAAGATGGCGGAATGTATTTTTATACCTGCGTGGTAAAAGTCGTTGACGAAAGTTTTCTATTAAAAATTGATTGGGAGGCCGATATCATGAGCAACAAATGGAATCCCGAAAAAACTGAGCAAACTTTAAAAGCAGCTCCTAAAATGATGATTTGTGATGCGTTGATGAATCAGGATATTTTCTCCGGCGTTGGGAACATTATTAAAAATGAAGCATTATTCAGAGTCGGAATTCATCCCGAAAGTCTTATTGGAAATTTACCTCCAAAAAAATTAAAAGAAATTATCGCAGAAGCAAGGAATTACGGTTTCGATTTTAAGAAATGGAAAAAAGCGAATGTTCTCAGCAAACATTTTCAAATTTATCATCAGAAAAATTGCCCTATTTGTGGTGCAGAAGTCATTAAAAAAGATACCGGAAAAAGCAAACGAACCAGTTTTTTCTGTGAAAATGATCAGAAACTGTATTAA
- a CDS encoding YceI family protein — translation MDTKNFKVNSENSLVEWIGRKVTGAHNGTIEVKEGNFNFENNILSSGKFVINTRSIKILDIDDSETNAQFANHLASDDFFNSDQFSDAVFEIKHAEPGENNFYHATGDLTIKGITHSLETTLQIVKTDNVAVLDTKIVIDRTKFNIKFRSSNFFSNLGDTLIYNNFDLSVHLVADAQ, via the coding sequence ATGGATACAAAAAATTTTAAAGTAAACAGCGAAAACAGTTTAGTTGAATGGATCGGAAGAAAAGTAACCGGAGCTCACAACGGAACAATCGAAGTAAAAGAGGGAAATTTCAATTTTGAAAACAACATTCTTTCTTCAGGAAAATTTGTCATCAACACAAGATCAATTAAAATTCTTGATATCGATGATTCTGAAACGAACGCACAATTCGCCAATCATTTGGCTTCTGATGATTTCTTTAACTCAGATCAGTTTTCTGATGCAGTTTTCGAGATCAAACACGCAGAACCGGGTGAAAACAATTTTTACCATGCAACCGGAGACCTTACTATCAAAGGAATTACACATTCACTTGAAACGACTTTACAGATCGTGAAGACAGACAACGTTGCAGTTTTAGATACTAAAATTGTCATTGACAGAACAAAATTCAACATCAAATTCAGATCATCCAATTTCTTCAGCAATCTTGGAGATACTTTGATCTACAACAATTTCGACTTGAGTGTTCACTTAGTTGCAGACGCACAGTAA
- a CDS encoding NAD(P)H-dependent flavin oxidoreductase has protein sequence MWNKNRITDLLGIEYPIFQGPFGGGLSTVELTSTVSNLGGLGGFGAYTSSPDEIYEIDKQIKLKTDKPYNLNLWVNDHDIIDQEYTENQYKKTVEIFKPYYDNLNVEVPALPPSFESRFQNQLQVVFDIKPKVFSFMFGLLDQDIIERLKNQGTIVVGNATTLDEAIALENIGVDVIVASGFESGGHRPSFLDKAELSTTGTFALIQLVKDKVKTPIVAAGGIANGRGIAAAMTLGAEAAQIGTAFLATEESGALPIHKEFLFSDAAKSTTLSRAYTGRLGRGITTEITRKLLTATGQTLPFPLQTTFISSMRKAALEQKKHELVFFWSGQIAPILKHKKASTLMKSLIEDASEILNK, from the coding sequence ATGTGGAATAAAAACAGAATAACAGATTTATTAGGCATAGAATATCCAATTTTTCAGGGACCTTTTGGTGGCGGATTATCGACAGTTGAATTGACTTCTACAGTCAGCAATCTCGGCGGATTGGGCGGTTTCGGAGCTTATACATCGTCTCCTGATGAAATTTATGAAATTGATAAACAGATAAAATTAAAGACAGACAAACCTTACAATCTCAATCTTTGGGTAAACGATCATGATATTATCGATCAGGAATACACTGAGAATCAATATAAAAAGACGGTTGAAATCTTCAAACCTTATTATGACAACTTAAATGTTGAAGTTCCTGCGCTCCCACCCTCCTTTGAGTCGAGATTTCAGAATCAGCTGCAGGTTGTTTTTGATATTAAACCTAAAGTTTTCAGCTTCATGTTCGGACTTTTAGATCAGGATATCATTGAAAGACTGAAAAACCAAGGAACCATCGTTGTCGGAAACGCAACAACCTTAGATGAAGCCATTGCTTTGGAAAACATCGGTGTAGACGTGATTGTCGCATCAGGGTTTGAAAGTGGCGGTCACAGACCTTCGTTTTTAGATAAAGCCGAGCTTTCAACGACAGGAACTTTTGCTTTAATTCAATTGGTTAAAGATAAAGTGAAAACTCCAATTGTAGCAGCCGGAGGAATTGCCAACGGTCGAGGAATCGCTGCAGCAATGACTTTAGGAGCAGAAGCCGCACAAATCGGGACTGCATTTTTAGCAACCGAAGAATCCGGAGCATTGCCTATTCATAAAGAATTTTTGTTTTCAGACGCAGCAAAATCCACTACCCTTTCCAGAGCCTACACAGGAAGATTAGGACGCGGAATTACAACAGAAATCACAAGAAAACTCTTAACCGCAACAGGTCAAACCTTGCCATTTCCTTTGCAGACAACCTTCATTTCATCCATGAGAAAAGCAGCGTTGGAACAAAAGAAGCACGAATTGGTTTTCTTCTGGTCAGGACAAATCGCCCCCATTTTAAAACATAAAAAAGCATCAACATTAATGAAATCATTAATTGAAGATGCTTCTGAAATATTGAATAAATAG
- a CDS encoding tautomerase family protein, which produces MPFIKVDVLREDLNREKKQQLIRELNKAVTTVLNKDPHLTHIVINEIEDDNWGYAGEQVTVLKEQGFSTEKQ; this is translated from the coding sequence ATGCCATTCATAAAAGTAGATGTTTTGCGCGAAGATCTTAATCGCGAAAAAAAACAACAATTAATCAGAGAGCTCAATAAAGCTGTAACAACAGTTTTGAATAAAGATCCACACTTGACACACATCGTGATCAATGAAATCGAAGACGACAACTGGGGATACGCCGGAGAACAGGTTACCGTCCTGAAAGAACAAGGATTTTCAACTGAAAAACAATAA
- a CDS encoding nuclear transport factor 2 family protein translates to MLKNQSHEKDTVQETEIRNAIEQYYFKGIYEGNTELLKQVFHKDALLFGDIKGVPYYKTATQYIEGVGSRISPQKSGKDFTPTIISIDVINTIATAKLNVKMYDFNYYNFITFNKINGKWLIVNKTLTDVEL, encoded by the coding sequence TTGCTCAAAAATCAAAGTCATGAAAAAGACACAGTACAAGAAACAGAAATAAGAAATGCCATCGAGCAATATTATTTTAAAGGAATTTATGAAGGTAATACCGAACTTTTGAAACAGGTTTTTCATAAAGATGCCCTACTTTTCGGAGATATAAAAGGAGTTCCTTACTACAAAACCGCCACACAATATATTGAAGGTGTCGGAAGCAGAATAAGTCCTCAAAAATCGGGGAAAGATTTCACCCCTACAATCATCTCTATCGACGTGATAAACACGATTGCTACAGCAAAATTAAATGTAAAAATGTATGATTTTAATTACTATAATTTTATAACTTTCAATAAAATTAATGGTAAATGGCTCATCGTCAATAAAACATTAACTGATGTAGAACTTTAA